The Sediminispirochaeta smaragdinae DSM 11293 genome has a segment encoding these proteins:
- the flgK gene encoding flagellar hook-associated protein FlgK encodes MQSAFTGIEMGKRSVVAHAQGLSTVGHNITNAATEGYSRQRVEMSPYEPIYVPGLNREETAGQMGQGVVTERISRAHDSILERRIVSQSSGKGYWDVRDSYILMAEQVYNEPSELSVRGLMDKFWESWQDLSLHPEDNASRLAIIERGDSLMDGIHRRYEGLKDIREMLEQDIQVTVDRVNNITSDIADLNREIIKVKAMGDEPNDLLDRRDLLVRKLADIIDISVDDRDPDEFTVHSGGMHLVQGDVVTKIAADPDPRNEGYSRVVWEASGEDFRPKNGRLAAMVELRDGDIRKEIQELDTMTVNFVDMVNEVHRAGYGLNGKTGIDFFTEYPFVANANGNYDRNGDGAFDSTYIYRINGSNSLNPQEQVGISGTLRLSGSDGTVEIDYEPTDTVDDIVKRINASGSEVVARFDRLGRLSLKGTPAAGIENPDFVIRGIEDSGQFLVGYAGILEESGPEGAYSWDGADGVLALRGGEDGAGYAVAPLSHPSGWIEINRQVKAEPATIAAGLGENGRPAQPGDGSAALAIAALRDRDVMVGSYRSFDEYFSSAVARVGLKGETAQRSLETEEAIMKDLSDRRESIAGVNLDEELANMIKFQHGYAAASRFITAVDEMLDVIINRMGA; translated from the coding sequence ATGCAGTCAGCCTTTACCGGAATTGAGATGGGAAAACGGAGTGTCGTAGCTCATGCCCAGGGACTATCCACGGTCGGCCATAATATTACCAACGCCGCAACCGAGGGGTACAGCAGACAGCGAGTCGAGATGTCTCCCTACGAACCGATCTATGTCCCCGGCCTCAACCGAGAGGAGACTGCAGGTCAGATGGGGCAAGGGGTTGTTACAGAGAGGATCAGCCGTGCCCATGATTCCATTTTGGAAAGGCGGATCGTCTCTCAATCCTCGGGAAAAGGGTATTGGGATGTGAGAGATTCCTATATTTTGATGGCGGAACAGGTCTACAACGAGCCCTCAGAGCTCTCTGTGAGGGGCCTCATGGATAAATTCTGGGAGTCCTGGCAGGACCTTTCCCTGCATCCGGAGGATAATGCCTCCAGGCTTGCAATCATTGAGCGCGGTGACTCCCTGATGGATGGGATTCACCGGCGCTATGAGGGACTCAAGGATATCAGAGAGATGCTGGAACAGGATATCCAGGTAACGGTGGACCGTGTTAATAACATCACCAGCGATATCGCCGATCTTAATCGTGAAATCATCAAGGTAAAGGCGATGGGAGACGAGCCAAATGATCTTCTGGATCGTCGCGATCTCCTTGTAAGAAAACTTGCGGATATCATCGACATCAGTGTGGATGATAGGGATCCCGATGAATTTACCGTTCATTCCGGGGGAATGCATCTGGTTCAGGGGGATGTGGTAACGAAGATTGCCGCCGATCCTGATCCCCGAAACGAAGGCTACAGCAGGGTCGTATGGGAGGCTTCCGGAGAGGATTTCCGACCGAAAAACGGACGTCTTGCAGCAATGGTTGAGCTTCGGGATGGCGATATTCGCAAAGAGATCCAGGAACTCGACACCATGACCGTTAATTTTGTGGATATGGTGAATGAAGTCCACCGGGCCGGCTACGGTCTTAACGGGAAGACCGGTATAGATTTCTTTACCGAGTATCCCTTTGTGGCCAATGCCAATGGAAATTACGACCGAAACGGCGACGGAGCCTTTGATTCGACCTATATCTACCGGATCAATGGAAGCAACAGCCTGAATCCTCAGGAACAGGTGGGAATAAGCGGGACCCTCCGCTTGTCCGGTAGCGATGGCACGGTGGAAATCGATTATGAACCCACCGATACGGTAGATGACATTGTAAAACGCATTAATGCCTCAGGTTCCGAAGTTGTTGCCCGTTTCGATCGTCTTGGCAGACTTTCTCTAAAAGGGACCCCCGCGGCTGGCATAGAAAACCCGGATTTTGTGATCCGCGGCATCGAGGATAGCGGACAGTTTCTTGTCGGATATGCCGGGATCTTAGAGGAAAGTGGGCCGGAAGGTGCGTATAGCTGGGACGGAGCCGACGGCGTTCTCGCGCTTCGCGGCGGAGAGGATGGGGCAGGGTATGCGGTCGCTCCCTTGAGCCATCCTTCCGGCTGGATCGAGATCAATCGCCAGGTTAAGGCCGAGCCTGCAACGATAGCGGCAGGTCTCGGTGAAAACGGGCGTCCCGCTCAGCCTGGAGATGGTTCTGCCGCTCTGGCTATCGCCGCCCTTCGAGATCGCGACGTCATGGTTGGCAGTTACCGCAGTTTTGATGAATACTTTTCCAGTGCCGTTGCAAGGGTCGGGTTAAAAGGTGAGACCGCCCAGCGGTCATTGGAAACCGAAGAGGCCATTATGAAGGATCTTTCGGATCGGCGGGAGTCGATTGCCGGAGTCAACCTTGATGAAGAGCTTGCAAACATGATCAAATTTCAGCACGGCTATGCTGCGGCAAGCCGTTTTATTACAGCGGTCGACGAGATGCTCGACGTCATTATCAACCGCATGGGTGCATAA
- the trxB gene encoding thioredoxin-disulfide reductase codes for MLKVLLGGLRMNTDYDVAIIGGGAAGLTAAQYAARANLKVVIIEEMAPGGQCLIIADLENYPGFPEPISGIEFSQRFEQQARNFGAEFLTATVRSLKKEDNIFNIETSKGIITSLTVIVATGAKHRHLGIPGEKEFTGRGVSYCATCDGPFFRNKKILVVGGGDAACDESMFLANLTDKVILIHRRDRFRAQKALADRVVANKNIEVRFNTELKEIKGSMKVEKGVFLNNKSGEEYEEEVDAVFVFIGSDPQTAILPEVEKDEAGYIVTNQCMETEIPGLYAVGDVRNTPFRQLVVAASDGAIATHCASQYIDDLKGQSYT; via the coding sequence ATGCTGAAGGTGCTTTTAGGAGGATTGCGCATGAATACCGATTACGATGTAGCGATTATCGGTGGAGGGGCAGCGGGACTCACCGCAGCACAATATGCTGCCAGGGCCAATTTGAAAGTGGTCATCATCGAAGAAATGGCGCCAGGAGGCCAATGCCTGATAATAGCCGACTTGGAAAATTATCCCGGCTTTCCCGAACCGATTTCAGGTATAGAATTCTCACAACGTTTTGAACAGCAAGCCCGTAACTTCGGTGCCGAGTTCTTGACGGCAACAGTGAGGTCACTTAAAAAAGAGGATAATATCTTCAACATCGAGACATCCAAGGGCATTATTACCTCCCTTACGGTTATCGTTGCAACGGGTGCTAAGCACCGTCATCTTGGTATTCCCGGAGAAAAAGAGTTTACCGGCCGAGGGGTGAGCTATTGTGCAACCTGCGACGGGCCCTTTTTCCGCAACAAGAAGATTCTCGTAGTCGGCGGCGGAGACGCGGCCTGTGATGAATCGATGTTCCTGGCGAATTTGACCGATAAGGTCATCCTCATCCATCGGCGAGACCGATTTCGAGCCCAAAAGGCACTTGCCGATCGGGTCGTGGCAAATAAGAATATTGAAGTACGATTCAACACAGAACTGAAAGAGATAAAGGGTTCCATGAAGGTTGAGAAAGGAGTCTTTCTCAACAATAAAAGCGGTGAGGAGTATGAAGAAGAAGTCGATGCCGTCTTTGTCTTCATCGGATCTGACCCGCAGACCGCTATTCTCCCTGAGGTAGAGAAGGACGAGGCAGGGTACATCGTTACAAACCAGTGTATGGAAACAGAGATTCCCGGACTCTATGCGGTCGGTGATGTGAGAAATACCCCCTTCAGGCAGCTCGTTGTGGCCGCAAGCGATGGCGCAATCGCCACCCATTGTGCATCACAATACATTGACGACCTAAAGGGCCAGAGTTACACCTAA